From the Pseudomonas baltica genome, one window contains:
- a CDS encoding DUF2242 domain-containing protein, which yields MSRFTGFGLPRAAVALAAVLASLAGCSSNKPAIYDHENFDESGTYSRTYPVTDVASCEAARRALLSQGYMITSSDPKLVSGHKSFQQTGDTHMEISFNVVCATDGGHGATMFANALQDRYALKKTNNSASLGVGVLGSVSMPIGSTDDSMVKVASETVTSDKFYDRYFALVENFLPKDAKPKPTVEIKPKDELGVPEQPAEQKPGAQAAPVVPVPAAVPASVAPAPAAAPVLPAAPVSPAASVVAAPVATGAAAVATTEPVATPVQPAAAAAGAPAPTVASTVSSAPAASAPLTSTPVVPVAPAMPAQLQAVDETVQSQPVVPPADLEAPISTQQQASTP from the coding sequence ATGTCCAGATTCACAGGCTTCGGCTTGCCCCGTGCTGCGGTGGCGCTGGCGGCCGTGCTGGCCAGCCTGGCCGGCTGCTCCAGCAACAAGCCAGCCATCTATGATCATGAAAACTTCGACGAGTCGGGGACCTATTCCCGTACCTACCCGGTGACCGACGTAGCGTCCTGCGAAGCGGCGCGGCGCGCCTTGCTGAGCCAGGGCTACATGATCACCAGCAGCGACCCCAAGCTGGTCAGTGGTCACAAAAGCTTCCAGCAGACCGGCGATACCCACATGGAGATCAGCTTCAATGTGGTCTGCGCCACCGATGGCGGGCATGGTGCGACCATGTTTGCCAACGCCCTGCAGGACCGCTACGCGCTGAAGAAAACCAACAACTCGGCCAGCCTCGGGGTCGGTGTGCTAGGTTCGGTGTCGATGCCGATCGGTTCCACGGATGATTCGATGGTCAAGGTGGCCAGCGAAACCGTGACCTCGGACAAGTTCTATGATCGCTATTTCGCCCTGGTGGAAAACTTCCTGCCCAAGGATGCCAAGCCCAAGCCCACCGTCGAAATAAAACCCAAGGACGAGTTGGGCGTGCCTGAGCAGCCAGCCGAGCAAAAGCCTGGTGCGCAAGCGGCGCCTGTCGTGCCTGTGCCGGCAGCGGTGCCTGCTTCGGTAGCGCCTGCACCTGCGGCGGCGCCTGTGCTGCCCGCAGCACCGGTAAGCCCGGCGGCCTCGGTGGTTGCCGCGCCTGTGGCCACGGGCGCTGCGGCAGTCGCGACCACCGAGCCGGTTGCCACGCCCGTACAGCCGGCCGCCGCTGCCGCCGGCGCGCCAGCCCCGACGGTTGCCAGCACTGTGAGCTCTGCCCCCGCAGCGTCCGCGCCGTTGACCTCGACCCCAGTCGTCCCGGTAGCGCCAGCGATGCCTGCGCAATTGCAGGCCGTGGATGAAACCGTGCAGTCGCAGCCGGTGGTGCCGCCGGCCGATCTCGAGGCGCCGATCTCCACCCAACAGCAGGCCAGCACACCGTGA
- a CDS encoding LysR family transcriptional regulator, protein MDKLNGITVFVQVAESRSFVATGRALGVSASAVGKSIARMELKLGARLFHRNTRSINLTAEGAMFLERCRRILNELEAAEQELFMTSESPKGRLRVSMPQVGNVMFVQLARFMERFPEIQLDLEFTDRLVDVIEEGFDAVIRTGVLNDSRLMARRLGDFAFHIIGAPAYFERFGVPSSLDQLSEHHCLHYKLAFSGKLERWPFRDVAASVEAKIPVTMVCNNIEMLIHAARMGQGLACVPEFSVRKDLEEGRLRSIMAPQLDRALQMQVVWPSSRFLTPKLRAFIDFICEEGL, encoded by the coding sequence ATGGACAAGCTCAATGGCATCACCGTGTTCGTGCAGGTGGCTGAGAGTCGCAGCTTCGTGGCCACCGGCCGGGCACTGGGGGTTTCGGCCTCGGCGGTCGGCAAAAGTATCGCGCGCATGGAGCTCAAGCTCGGCGCCCGGCTGTTTCACCGCAATACCCGCAGCATCAATCTGACCGCCGAAGGCGCCATGTTTCTGGAGCGCTGCCGGCGCATCCTCAACGAGCTGGAGGCCGCAGAACAAGAGTTGTTCATGACCTCCGAGTCGCCCAAAGGGCGCTTGCGGGTGAGCATGCCGCAGGTGGGCAACGTGATGTTCGTGCAACTGGCGCGGTTCATGGAGCGTTTTCCGGAAATCCAGCTCGATCTGGAGTTCACCGATCGCCTGGTAGACGTGATCGAAGAGGGTTTCGACGCGGTGATCCGTACCGGTGTGCTCAACGATTCACGGTTGATGGCGCGGCGTCTGGGCGACTTCGCCTTTCACATCATCGGCGCTCCGGCGTACTTTGAGCGCTTCGGTGTACCGAGCAGTCTTGATCAGTTGAGCGAGCACCATTGCCTGCATTACAAGCTCGCTTTCAGCGGCAAACTGGAGCGCTGGCCATTTCGCGATGTGGCCGCCTCGGTCGAAGCGAAGATTCCGGTCACCATGGTCTGCAATAATATCGAGATGCTCATCCATGCCGCGCGCATGGGCCAGGGGCTGGCCTGCGTGCCTGAGTTCTCGGTGCGCAAGGACCTTGAGGAAGGGCGCTTGCGTTCGATCATGGCCCCGCAGCTGGATCGTGCCCTGCAGATGCAGGTGGTGTGGCCGTCGAGTCGGTTCCTGACTCCAAAATTGCGCGCGTTCATCGATTTCATTTGCGAGGAGGGGCTGTAG
- a CDS encoding GNAT family N-acetyltransferase, with the protein MQLVDYLDLTPEQREQLLDIEVTPEQKDFSGDIASALYGLVGLSEDAVRGFALLVEGVPLAFLLIKRGQMLAPWAHAQAATLNALQVDYRQQGRGLGRACLAELPAAVAKVWPQVIRLELSVDAGNEAALGLYTAMGWVDQGEAYKGRVGFERRMVLGL; encoded by the coding sequence GTGCAGTTGGTCGATTATCTGGACCTGACACCCGAGCAGCGCGAGCAGTTGCTGGACATCGAGGTGACGCCCGAGCAAAAGGATTTCAGCGGCGATATCGCCAGCGCGCTGTACGGCCTCGTGGGGCTGTCGGAGGATGCGGTGCGTGGCTTTGCGCTGTTGGTAGAGGGTGTGCCGTTGGCGTTTCTGCTGATCAAGCGCGGGCAGATGCTTGCACCCTGGGCTCATGCGCAGGCCGCGACGCTGAATGCCCTGCAGGTGGATTATCGCCAGCAGGGGCGCGGGCTTGGCCGCGCGTGTCTGGCGGAGTTGCCGGCGGCTGTGGCCAAGGTGTGGCCGCAGGTGATACGGCTGGAGTTGTCGGTGGATGCGGGGAATGAGGCGGCGCTGGGGTTGTATACGGCGATGGGCTGGGTGGATCAGGGTGAGGCTTATAAAGGCCGGGTCGGGTTTGAGCGGCGGATGGTGTTGGGGTTGTAA
- a CDS encoding helix-hairpin-helix domain-containing protein, with translation MTQKSEALNLLEQVLKDLESPKGSVFSSVQKLSRAAVLVDNTDIQIWCQIQFGDHNYVDEIKKLLAAATKRDYSSDETKQQDINSIIKDLEKLGLKRGLHLATEELELKNHSAGGGYLSIGFIEERYSDLARAKRGNDGTYYKTPLYNHLSYVRRKAHEFASGLYNKLRFSGTVSNSFDLLKTIVDDKLLDLNPLLAEQLMIAFRSVSASKAEEWSQALTSCRRILEGLADELYPASQIPHKGRILGQGQYVNRLWAFMDNAIESESNRDLAKTHVDFLGSWLEKTNKITNKGVHADVEQIEAVKAVFHTYLVIADLLEYMGASQKVKINLDINVATIDELEALLDVSRSTAKEIIKARVQSGALDKDSLSKVKGVGAKTMSRAIEVFNL, from the coding sequence ATGACGCAAAAATCTGAAGCGTTGAATTTATTGGAACAGGTTTTAAAGGATTTAGAGTCGCCTAAGGGCTCAGTTTTTTCATCAGTACAAAAATTATCACGCGCAGCAGTGCTGGTTGATAATACTGATATTCAAATATGGTGCCAGATTCAGTTTGGCGATCATAATTATGTTGATGAAATAAAAAAGCTATTAGCTGCTGCGACTAAAAGAGACTATTCTAGCGATGAGACCAAGCAGCAAGATATTAATAGCATTATCAAAGATCTTGAGAAGCTCGGCTTAAAACGAGGGCTGCACTTAGCCACCGAAGAGCTGGAATTAAAAAATCATTCCGCAGGTGGCGGTTATTTGAGTATTGGATTTATCGAGGAGCGATACTCAGATCTCGCTCGCGCCAAACGCGGTAACGATGGAACTTATTATAAAACGCCTCTATATAACCACCTTAGTTATGTCCGCAGAAAAGCGCATGAGTTTGCTTCAGGACTTTATAACAAACTACGATTTTCGGGAACAGTAAGTAACAGCTTTGATTTACTAAAAACAATCGTCGATGACAAACTTCTCGATCTGAACCCATTGTTGGCTGAGCAGCTAATGATAGCTTTTCGTTCAGTATCTGCGTCTAAGGCCGAAGAGTGGTCTCAAGCGCTTACATCATGCCGACGGATTCTAGAAGGCTTAGCTGACGAGCTTTATCCTGCGAGTCAAATTCCCCATAAAGGGCGGATTCTTGGCCAAGGTCAGTATGTGAACAGACTTTGGGCGTTCATGGACAATGCTATTGAATCAGAAAGTAATCGGGATTTAGCCAAGACTCATGTCGATTTTCTAGGCTCGTGGCTTGAAAAGACAAACAAAATAACTAACAAAGGCGTCCATGCTGACGTTGAGCAGATTGAGGCAGTTAAGGCGGTTTTCCATACATATCTCGTAATTGCAGATCTGCTAGAGTATATGGGCGCCTCCCAAAAGGTAAAAATTAATTTGGATATTAACGTAGCGACTATCGACGAGCTTGAAGCATTACTGGACGTGAGTCGAAGTACTGCTAAAGAAATCATCAAAGCACGAGTTCAATCTGGGGCGCTCGACAAGGATTCTTTGTCCAAGGTTAAGGGCGTCGGTGCAAAGACTATGTCGAGAGCTATCGAAGTATTCAACCTATAG
- a CDS encoding RNA-directed DNA polymerase, with protein MSVSLHNLGLAYRKAKVDLYYSTNPLLFDIANYEDDLSNNLTRLKEQIEAISEDWVKDPAFLGTWTLAPKEIQVDKGTQDQSLIFASPEAEWLSATEAGSHPTAVFRLMARCSINFHVLSSLWMMEVGDLFDKQLSSNVFGSRLRRNRRDGINTRALGSFKPYLRPFREWRDGGIKAMRTALSEKKNVLALTADVSSFYHELSPGFMLDDSFLKLVKIELSESQSKLNRLFISALLAWAQETPLGKGLPVGLPASAVVANAALIRLDQFIELQVVPLYYGRYVDDILLVMENASDIKTTEQFWAWIFSREGGEYLFRKDNASILFKPDYLKDDRIVFANSKNKLFILSGSPGTALVNAISEQINHRASEWRALPDLPNSPNTVATDLLKATNLAGEQADNLRKTDALTLHRAGFALSLRNYEAFERDLPPEDWQAHRHAFFAAVIEHLMTPVKFFELAQYLPRIIRMATACEDFEYLDKIISALTSLINKVEKNCVLEIKSLAATDVPAEARHLWKRSIGEVIAQNIVSAFPSRLSKSGATAWKNQMTSHMEGLASIIWSNYLDRPMNITSQHIQKLQARMFSFDLAHIPLRFAGLPQEMVSQRGIPFRKNLATFDAEKLLPDVMIDGISTLANWLRFKRGTPSGLTFATRPFSLNELYLIAPSPFATSSRQAMGLVVQALRGFELTEHKMPYLDKKQVLHIPDGEPKAKQTIAVASLETKDESFTAAIMGFPDPDGLHRYQRINRLINELISRPDGAGYLILPEVSLPPQWFMRIAEKLKGRRISLITGVEYLHAPRKYVRHQVWASLTHDGLGFPSLMLYRQDKQRPAFHEEQELFRLAGLQMQPAQEQQWQKPPVIQHGNFRFAIMICSELTNIRYRADLRGQVDALFVPEWNSDTDTFNALVESAALDIHAYIIQCNNRRFGDSRIRAPYKDRWKRDILRVKGGNHDYCITGEIDVLSLRQFQSSHRSPASGFKPVPDGFNENMASDRKVLPKGA; from the coding sequence ATGTCGGTATCGCTGCACAACCTTGGCCTCGCCTATCGCAAGGCCAAGGTTGACCTCTACTACTCAACCAACCCCTTGCTGTTCGACATTGCCAACTATGAAGACGATCTGAGCAATAACCTCACTCGCTTGAAAGAGCAGATCGAAGCCATAAGCGAGGATTGGGTGAAAGATCCGGCATTCCTCGGCACTTGGACGCTGGCACCTAAAGAAATTCAGGTGGACAAAGGAACGCAGGATCAAAGCCTGATCTTCGCCTCACCGGAAGCCGAGTGGCTAAGCGCGACTGAAGCCGGCAGTCACCCCACCGCCGTATTCCGTCTTATGGCCCGCTGCAGCATCAATTTTCACGTACTGTCATCGCTATGGATGATGGAAGTCGGCGATCTCTTCGACAAACAGCTCAGCAGCAACGTCTTTGGCAGCCGCCTGCGCCGTAACCGGCGCGATGGGATCAACACGAGGGCCCTTGGATCATTCAAGCCTTATCTCAGACCCTTCCGCGAATGGCGCGACGGCGGCATCAAGGCGATGCGCACTGCCCTGAGCGAGAAGAAAAACGTATTGGCACTAACTGCTGACGTAAGCAGTTTCTATCACGAGCTAAGCCCCGGCTTTATGCTCGACGACAGCTTCCTTAAATTAGTCAAAATTGAACTGAGCGAATCGCAGTCAAAACTGAACCGCCTGTTCATTTCTGCCTTGTTGGCCTGGGCACAAGAAACGCCACTAGGAAAAGGTTTACCCGTAGGTTTACCGGCGTCTGCCGTGGTCGCAAACGCGGCGCTAATCAGGCTCGACCAGTTCATTGAGCTACAAGTAGTGCCGTTGTATTACGGCCGCTATGTGGACGACATTCTACTAGTCATGGAAAACGCCAGCGACATCAAAACCACTGAGCAGTTTTGGGCGTGGATCTTCAGCCGGGAAGGAGGCGAGTATCTGTTCAGAAAGGATAACGCCAGTATCTTATTCAAGCCAGACTATCTGAAAGACGACCGCATTGTTTTTGCAAACAGCAAAAATAAGCTGTTCATCCTTTCCGGCTCGCCAGGCACAGCTCTGGTCAATGCAATTTCCGAACAGATCAACCACCGTGCAAGTGAATGGCGCGCCTTACCTGATCTGCCGAACTCGCCTAACACCGTGGCTACCGACTTGCTCAAAGCCACCAACCTTGCCGGTGAGCAAGCAGACAACCTACGTAAAACAGATGCCCTGACGCTGCACCGTGCTGGCTTCGCTCTCAGCCTTCGCAACTACGAAGCCTTCGAGCGCGATCTCCCCCCAGAGGATTGGCAAGCACACCGTCATGCCTTTTTCGCCGCAGTCATCGAGCATCTGATGACCCCCGTGAAGTTCTTCGAACTGGCTCAATACCTGCCACGCATTATCCGCATGGCTACCGCCTGTGAAGATTTTGAGTACCTAGACAAGATTATTAGTGCACTCACTAGCCTAATCAATAAAGTCGAAAAAAACTGCGTTCTAGAGATCAAAAGCCTGGCTGCGACCGACGTGCCAGCCGAAGCCCGACATCTATGGAAACGATCCATCGGAGAAGTTATAGCGCAGAACATCGTCTCAGCGTTTCCTTCCCGCCTAAGCAAGTCGGGGGCTACAGCTTGGAAGAACCAGATGACAAGCCATATGGAGGGCCTTGCTTCTATCATCTGGAGTAACTACCTTGATAGGCCAATGAACATCACCAGCCAGCACATACAGAAGCTTCAAGCTCGTATGTTCAGCTTTGACCTTGCCCATATCCCCTTGCGCTTTGCAGGCCTCCCTCAAGAAATGGTCAGCCAGCGTGGGATACCATTCCGTAAAAACCTGGCAACGTTCGACGCAGAAAAGCTACTGCCTGACGTGATGATCGACGGTATCTCCACACTGGCCAATTGGCTCAGATTCAAACGCGGCACCCCGTCAGGACTAACCTTCGCCACTCGCCCCTTCAGCCTCAATGAGCTCTACCTCATAGCGCCCAGTCCTTTTGCTACCTCCAGCCGCCAAGCCATGGGTTTGGTGGTGCAGGCATTAAGAGGCTTTGAGTTGACCGAGCACAAGATGCCGTACCTCGACAAAAAGCAGGTTTTACATATCCCGGATGGAGAACCCAAAGCCAAGCAAACCATAGCTGTAGCCAGCCTAGAAACCAAAGATGAAAGCTTTACCGCCGCCATCATGGGATTTCCCGACCCGGATGGTCTTCACCGTTATCAACGCATCAATCGCCTGATCAACGAACTGATCTCTCGGCCTGACGGCGCTGGTTACTTGATCCTCCCGGAAGTGTCTCTACCCCCCCAATGGTTTATGCGTATCGCCGAGAAGCTCAAGGGCCGTCGCATATCTTTGATCACCGGTGTGGAGTACCTCCACGCACCGAGAAAGTATGTGCGCCACCAGGTTTGGGCTTCGCTGACTCACGACGGTCTTGGGTTTCCTTCGCTGATGCTCTATCGCCAGGATAAACAGCGTCCAGCATTCCATGAAGAGCAAGAGCTCTTTCGCCTAGCAGGTCTGCAGATGCAGCCCGCTCAAGAGCAACAGTGGCAAAAGCCCCCGGTCATCCAGCATGGGAACTTCCGCTTTGCCATCATGATCTGCAGCGAACTGACCAATATCCGTTACCGCGCTGACCTGCGTGGCCAGGTCGATGCGCTGTTTGTTCCAGAATGGAACAGCGACACAGACACATTTAATGCACTGGTGGAGTCTGCCGCCCTGGATATCCATGCCTACATAATCCAGTGCAACAACCGCCGCTTCGGTGATAGCCGTATCCGCGCCCCGTACAAGGACCGTTGGAAACGCGACATATTGCGCGTCAAGGGTGGCAACCACGACTACTGCATTACCGGTGAAATCGACGTATTAAGCCTGCGTCAGTTCCAATCCAGCCATCGTTCGCCGGCCTCAGGTTTCAAGCCTGTGCCAGATGGCTTTAACGAGAACATGGCATCTGATCGAAAAGTATTACCCAAAGGGGCCTAG
- a CDS encoding LysR family transcriptional regulator, translating into MTTTLPPTGVGRTAPAAHEPSMFDWENLRHYLAFARVSSLNGAARELGVEHATVARRIAALEQALNFKLVDRRQRQYQLTAFGRRVAEIGQRMHQDAQAIRRIARSQTQRFVPLSISAPAPLASAFIAPHLGHLRRQQPAIDVSLLLPDDAGQDPASAKAPEPDLLISLRRPAQTDMVVRRLASLSYSLYAAPGYTHTRPPEQYDYILYDQAMNASPQHDWLQEVVGERPVVLRARSPEVRAAAARSGLGVTLLPDYLARQDPLLQRLECAAPALVVDVWLGVHVELRKDPSVRAVMDFLIGCFPAGASL; encoded by the coding sequence ATGACCACTACCCTCCCGCCAACCGGTGTTGGACGAACTGCGCCCGCCGCCCATGAACCGAGCATGTTCGACTGGGAAAACCTGCGCCATTACCTGGCCTTTGCCCGCGTCAGCTCACTGAACGGTGCTGCTCGCGAGCTGGGCGTCGAACACGCCACCGTCGCCCGGCGCATCGCCGCCCTCGAGCAGGCGCTCAACTTCAAGCTGGTCGACCGTCGCCAGCGCCAGTATCAACTCACCGCCTTTGGCCGCCGCGTCGCGGAGATCGGTCAGCGCATGCATCAGGACGCCCAGGCCATCCGTAGAATCGCCCGCTCGCAAACCCAACGCTTCGTGCCGCTGTCGATCAGCGCGCCGGCGCCACTGGCCTCGGCGTTCATCGCCCCGCACCTGGGCCATCTGCGTCGGCAACAGCCAGCGATCGACGTCAGCCTGCTGCTGCCCGATGACGCCGGGCAGGACCCAGCCAGCGCCAAAGCGCCGGAGCCCGACCTGCTGATCAGCCTGCGCCGCCCGGCTCAGACCGACATGGTGGTGCGCCGCCTGGCGAGCCTGTCGTATAGCCTCTATGCGGCGCCGGGCTATACCCACACGCGGCCGCCCGAGCAATACGACTACATCCTCTACGACCAGGCCATGAACGCCTCGCCCCAGCACGACTGGTTGCAGGAGGTGGTCGGCGAGCGCCCGGTGGTACTGCGTGCTCGCAGTCCGGAGGTGCGCGCCGCAGCGGCGCGCAGTGGCCTGGGCGTCACGCTGCTGCCGGACTACCTGGCGCGCCAGGATCCACTCCTGCAGCGGCTAGAATGCGCCGCCCCGGCATTGGTCGTGGATGTCTGGCTGGGCGTGCATGTCGAGCTGCGCAAGGATCCTTCAGTGCGCGCCGTGATGGACTTTTTGATCGGCTGCTTCCCGGCCGGCGCCAGCCTCTGA
- a CDS encoding putative zinc-binding metallopeptidase, producing the protein MYRFFEQLSTRIAAPFIQKERRHSKVWECQCGQSIFFRNSQCLACQAALGYWPHRGMLSSLSAGPELGTWSLDAEEQAGLFRRCANLDTPAACNWLIPMNDSGDLCVACALNRTIPDLSVPENAGYWCKVETAKRRLVAQLLDLGLWVIPKTQDEVTGLAFDFVGVDISGVAPTTGHADGLITLDIKEADDAHREKVRLQMREPYRTLLGHFRHEVGHYYWDRLVADSKWLEDFRNLFGDEQASYADALQRHYDQGAPLDWQEHAVSAYATMHPWEDWAETWAHYLHMMDAVDTALGFGMSAKQMDLDYQPFPLETLYDPEHKSGPAFLAFVNAWIELAGMLNELSRSMGQPDFYPFVLPPAVIAKLHFIHLVIQDAGGRADEVLNV; encoded by the coding sequence ATGTACCGGTTTTTCGAACAATTGAGCACTAGAATCGCCGCCCCCTTCATCCAGAAAGAACGCCGTCACAGCAAGGTCTGGGAATGTCAGTGCGGTCAGTCGATCTTCTTTCGCAACAGTCAGTGCCTGGCCTGCCAGGCGGCGTTGGGCTACTGGCCCCACCGCGGGATGTTGTCGTCGTTATCAGCGGGTCCTGAGCTGGGTACCTGGAGCCTGGATGCCGAAGAGCAGGCGGGGCTGTTCCGTCGCTGCGCCAACCTCGATACCCCAGCGGCCTGCAACTGGCTGATCCCGATGAACGACAGCGGCGACCTGTGTGTCGCCTGCGCGCTCAATCGCACCATTCCCGATCTGTCGGTCCCGGAAAACGCCGGTTACTGGTGCAAGGTCGAGACCGCCAAGCGCCGCCTGGTCGCCCAATTGCTCGACTTGGGCCTGTGGGTGATTCCCAAGACCCAGGACGAGGTCACAGGGCTGGCCTTCGATTTCGTCGGCGTCGACATCAGTGGCGTGGCGCCGACCACCGGCCACGCCGACGGCCTGATTACCCTGGACATCAAGGAAGCCGACGACGCCCACCGCGAGAAGGTCCGCCTGCAGATGCGCGAACCCTATCGCACCCTGCTCGGGCACTTTCGTCACGAAGTCGGCCACTACTACTGGGATCGCCTGGTCGCCGACAGCAAGTGGCTGGAGGATTTCCGCAATCTGTTCGGCGACGAGCAGGCCAGCTATGCCGATGCCCTGCAACGCCATTACGACCAAGGCGCACCGCTGGACTGGCAGGAACACGCCGTGAGTGCCTACGCCACCATGCACCCTTGGGAAGACTGGGCCGAAACCTGGGCGCACTACCTGCACATGATGGACGCGGTGGACACCGCCCTGGGCTTTGGCATGAGCGCCAAGCAGATGGACCTGGACTACCAGCCGTTCCCGCTGGAAACCCTCTACGACCCAGAACACAAGAGCGGCCCGGCGTTTCTGGCGTTCGTCAATGCGTGGATCGAGCTGGCAGGGATGCTCAACGAGCTGTCACGCTCGATGGGGCAGCCAGATTTCTACCCATTCGTACTGCCGCCTGCGGTGATCGCCAAGCTGCACTTCATTCACTTGGTGATCCAGGACGCCGGCGGGCGTGCCGATGAAGTGCTTAACGTCTGA
- a CDS encoding serine hydrolase domain-containing protein → MSVNVPLRTVYAYDLLSAGAIGCRVDAAIESALRSGHLIGGQIRVALDGEVIYRRDVGVLDPAHGTPVAADSLFRLSCLSRLLVSVAAMALVGEGRLSLDEDIHRWLPDFTPLLADGSLAVITVRQLLSHCAGFPRRLPTAAVAAEAYQDASVADDTQLPDTLRQLGMASLRYRPGSAWGHSMASDVLAGVIAQFAGGSLEAALQRYVIGPLQLRSTGYVVANQPGPGPVFVKGQPVHPLKDGILSCADDYLLLLEALRQDGGVLLPKVLIGEMAAIQTGDLQLQGWPGRGFGLGFTVLRDPLAADSPESIGTWRLHSAGGHSWFVDPLKRLSGVALTNTAGNTTDSALARLLRNAVYGV, encoded by the coding sequence ATGTCCGTCAATGTCCCGCTTCGTACGGTGTACGCCTACGACCTGCTCAGCGCTGGGGCCATTGGCTGCCGCGTCGATGCAGCGATCGAATCGGCGTTGCGCAGCGGTCATCTGATCGGCGGGCAGATCCGTGTTGCACTGGATGGAGAGGTTATCTACCGGCGCGATGTGGGGGTGCTCGACCCTGCCCACGGCACGCCTGTCGCGGCCGACTCCTTATTCCGCCTCTCCTGCCTCTCACGCCTGCTGGTTTCGGTGGCGGCCATGGCTCTGGTCGGTGAGGGGCGCTTGAGCCTCGACGAAGACATTCATCGCTGGCTGCCGGACTTCACGCCCCTGCTGGCCGATGGCAGCCTGGCGGTCATCACCGTGCGGCAACTGCTCAGCCACTGCGCCGGCTTCCCCCGACGCCTGCCCACCGCCGCTGTCGCGGCCGAGGCCTATCAGGATGCCAGCGTTGCCGACGACACCCAATTGCCCGACACCCTGCGTCAACTCGGCATGGCCTCGCTGCGCTATCGCCCGGGCAGCGCCTGGGGCCACTCCATGGCCAGTGACGTACTCGCTGGCGTGATCGCCCAGTTCGCCGGCGGCTCCCTCGAAGCGGCCCTGCAACGCTATGTCATCGGCCCGCTGCAGTTACGCAGCACGGGGTATGTCGTGGCCAATCAGCCCGGCCCCGGCCCGGTATTCGTGAAGGGCCAGCCAGTGCATCCGCTCAAGGACGGCATTCTGAGCTGTGCCGATGACTACCTGCTGCTGCTCGAGGCCCTGCGCCAGGACGGCGGCGTGCTGCTGCCCAAAGTGCTGATCGGCGAAATGGCCGCCATCCAGACCGGCGATCTGCAATTGCAGGGCTGGCCCGGTCGCGGCTTCGGCCTGGGCTTTACGGTGCTGCGCGACCCGCTGGCCGCCGACAGCCCGGAATCGATCGGCACCTGGCGCCTGCACAGCGCTGGCGGTCACTCCTGGTTCGTCGATCCGCTCAAGCGCCTGAGCGGGGTCGCCCTCACCAACACAGCTGGAAACACAACGGACTCGGCTCTGGCCCGGCTCCTGCGCAACGCGGTCTACGGGGTGTGA